In one Lolium rigidum isolate FL_2022 chromosome 3, APGP_CSIRO_Lrig_0.1, whole genome shotgun sequence genomic region, the following are encoded:
- the LOC124703961 gene encoding protein yippee-like isoform X2, whose protein sequence is MCDAPTHASLSLLHLLIPSRPFPIPSPISRATCCPLCPNRRSKLPKAANPSPLPLISGAGLGGARRRSRLDCPDRSCAGWRIRQRPEPEAEAMGRLFLMHLDGNAYSCKFCRTHLGLAADIISKSFHSKHGKAYLFNRVVNVTSGVKEDRLMMTGMHTVSDIFCVGCGSIVGWKYEAAHEKNQRYKEGKFILER, encoded by the exons ATGTGTGACGCACCCACCCACGCTTCACTCTCACTCCTCCACCTTCTCATCCCTTCCCGACCATTCCCAATCCCATCCCCCATCTCGCGAGCTACCTGCTGCCCTCTCTGCCCGAACCGCAGAAGCAAGCTCCCAAAAGCGGCCAATCCTTCCCCCCTCCCGCTAATCTCGGGCGCTGGGCTCGGAGGCGCGCGCAGGCGATCGCGATTGGACTGTCCCGATCGATCGTGCGCGGGCTGGAGGATTCGACAGCGGCCGGAGCCGGAGGCGGAGGCGATGGGGCGGCTCTTCCTGATGCACCTGGACGGGAACGCCTACAGCTGCAAGTTCTGCCGCACCCACCTCGGCCTCGCCGCAGACATCATCTCCAAG TCCTTCCACTCCAAGCACGGCAAGGCGTACCTCTTCAACCGGGT TGTCAATGTTACATCCGGAGTAAAAGAGGATCGACTGATGATGACAGGAATGCATACTGTTTCAGATATCTTCTGTGTTGGTTGTGGATCCATAGTTGGATGGAAATAT GAGGCTGCACATGAGAAGAACCAGAGGTACAAGGAAGGGAAATTTATTCTGGAGAGGTGA
- the LOC124703960 gene encoding putative ABC1 protein At2g40090, with the protein MWRLARKAVATALALGVGGGAATIATSEDPAKALKICTHLPPRLLRDSVAAATIAFDYQYSLWGLDPGSKAWQEAKHQTHLRSANILQDLCFRNGGIYIKLGQHIAQLEYVVPEEYVQTMRESMLKRCPVSSLEQVRGVFKKDIGELPEKVFAEFDPVPIASASLAQVHVATTHDGKKVAVKVQHDHLTDTSVIDIATVDLVVNALHYIFPTFDYRWLVDEIRESAPKELDFLCEAENSARCLINFRKLSPHIANSIYIPKVYLNLSSSRILTMEYMDAKEVTDVKGIKDAGIRPVDVSNLVNKAFAEMIFKHGFVHCDPHSANMMIRPLPEDSKKWFGWKRPQLILLDHGLYKELDNSTRMNYASLWKALVLADEKAIKEYSVKLGAGEDLHAVFAGVLTMKPWNSVIDPSVGHLILDGNNTDRSEVQMYASLYFPQISELLRRLPRVILLMLKTNDCLRAVNLALVGGSPLESFETIARVSCEAVFEAKRAERKFFLHRFIIWLEEVFMEVRLFLYFKMGPHFYQLKKLLPG; encoded by the exons ATGTGGCGGCTGGCTAGGAAGGCCGTGGCGACGGCGCTCGCgctgggcgtcggcggcggcgcggccaccaTCGCCACCTCCGAGGACCCCGCCAAGGCGCTCAAGATCTGCACGCACCTGCCCCCGCGCCTCCTCCGCgactccgtcgccgccgccaccatcgccttCGACTACCAGTACTCGCTCTGGGGCCTCGACCCGGGCTCCAAGGCGTGGCAAGAAGCCAAGCACCAGACCCACCTCCGCTCCGCCAACATCCTCCAGGACCTCTGCTTCCGCAACGGCGGCATCTACATCAAGCTCGGCCAGCACATCGCGCAGCTG GAGTATGTGGTGCCTGAGGAGTACGTGCAGACGATGAGGGAGTCGATGCTCAAGAGGTGCCCAGTCTCGTCATTAGAGCAAGTCCGCGGGGTGTTCAAGAAGGATATTGGAGAATTGCCGGAAAAG GTTTTTGCGGAATTCGACCCTGTCCCAATTGCAAGTGCTTCTCTTGCCCAAGTTCACGTCGCCACGACACACGATGGTAAAAAAGTTGCTGTTAAG GTTCAACATGACCACTTGACAGATACTTCTGTAATAGACATCGCCACTGTGGATTTAGTAGTCAATGCTCTTCATTATATCTTCCCTACATTTGACTACAG GTGGTTAGTTGATGAAATTCGAGAAAGTGCACCTAAG GAATTAGATTTTTTGTGTGAAGCTGAAAACAGTGCAAGATGTTTGATTAACTTCAGAAAGCTGTCTCCTCACATTGCGAATAGCATATACATCCCCAAGGTTTATTTGAACCTCAGCTCATCAAGAATTCTCACTATGGAGTATATGGATGCCAAGGAGGTAACTGATGTTAAAGGCATTAAAGACGCTGGAATTCGCCCTGTTGATGTTTCAAACCTA GTCAATAAAGCATTTGCTGAGATGATTTTCAAGCATGGTTTCGTTCATTGTGATCCCCATTCTGCCAATATGATGATCCGACCCTTGCCAGAAGACAGTAAAAAATGGTTTG GATGGAAACGGCCACAACTGATTCTTCTTGACCATGGTCTTTACAAAGAACTTGATAACTCTACGAGGATGAACTATGCTTCTCTTTGGAAG GCGCTTGTTCTTGCCGACGAGAAAGCAATTAAGGAGTACAGCGTCAAACTAGGTGCTGGGGAGGACCTTCATGCAGTTTTTGCTGGTGTTCTCACAATGAAGCCATGGAATAGTGTCATTGACCCATCTGTTGGTCATCTTATCTTGGATGGGAATAATACCGATCGTTCTGAAGTTCAG ATGTATGCTTCCTTATATTTCCCACAAATCTCAGAGCTCCTCCGGAGACTACCAAGGGTCATCTTGCTGATGCTCAAGACAAATGACTGTTTACGTGCAGTCAATCTTGCGCTG GTTGGAGGTTCTCCCTTGGAATCATTTGAGACCATTGCACGAGTTTCTTGTGAAGCTGTGTTTGAAGCTAAAAGGGCGGAGAGGAAATTCTTTCTACATAGATTTATAATATGGCTGGAGGAAGTTTTTATGGAAGTTCGACTATTCCTCTATTTCAAGATGGGCCCCCATTTTTATCAACTAAAGAAGCTATTGCCCGGGTAA
- the LOC124703961 gene encoding protein yippee-like isoform X1, with the protein MGRLFLMHLDGNAYSCKFCRTHLGLAADIISKSFHSKHGKAYLFNRVVNVTSGVKEDRLMMTGMHTVSDIFCVGCGSIVGWKYEAAHEKNQRYKEGKFILERFKVSGPDGSHYWGITHDHHVGGSDADDQ; encoded by the exons ATGGGGCGGCTCTTCCTGATGCACCTGGACGGGAACGCCTACAGCTGCAAGTTCTGCCGCACCCACCTCGGCCTCGCCGCAGACATCATCTCCAAG TCCTTCCACTCCAAGCACGGCAAGGCGTACCTCTTCAACCGGGT TGTCAATGTTACATCCGGAGTAAAAGAGGATCGACTGATGATGACAGGAATGCATACTGTTTCAGATATCTTCTGTGTTGGTTGTGGATCCATAGTTGGATGGAAATAT GAGGCTGCACATGAGAAGAACCAGAGGTACAAGGAAGGGAAATTTATTCTGGAGAG GTTCAAGGTGTCAGGGCCTGATGGGAGCCACTACTGGGGAATCACACATGACCATCATGTGGGCGGAAGCGACGCCGACGACCAATGA